In the genome of Pelobacter seleniigenes DSM 18267, one region contains:
- a CDS encoding tripartite tricarboxylate transporter TctB family protein: MSDRIFGALMLLLAATYSWTARGFDPGFMSDPLGPSTFPYLLGAVLAVTAIYLLLRPDDSPHWPPAKIILKMILVIAVLLAYAGLLEWLGFIIATLLAVTVLGRQLGASIKTAVLTGIGVSLVVFGLFDILLELPLPSGLLGRIL; this comes from the coding sequence ATGAGTGATCGGATTTTTGGCGCTCTCATGCTGCTGCTGGCAGCGACGTACAGTTGGACGGCCCGGGGTTTCGACCCCGGGTTCATGTCGGATCCTTTGGGACCGAGTACGTTTCCGTATCTGCTTGGGGCTGTCCTTGCGGTAACCGCGATTTATCTCCTGCTCCGTCCGGATGATTCCCCGCATTGGCCACCGGCAAAAATAATTCTGAAGATGATATTGGTTATCGCGGTGTTACTGGCTTATGCCGGATTGCTGGAATGGCTCGGCTTTATCATCGCAACGCTGCTGGCGGTAACGGTTCTCGGCCGGCAGCTTGGGGCCTCAATCAAAACGGCTGTGCTGACCGGGATCGGTGTCTCTCTGGTTGTCTTTGGATTATTTGATATTCTGCTTGAGCTGCCGCTTCCTTCCGGACTTCTGGGGAGAATACTATAA
- a CDS encoding AbrB family transcriptional regulator — protein sequence MERILLVILAGTGGGLLAQRMHFPGGAIVGAMLGSGLAAIIIPGRFVIPGHISTLIQITLGITLGMSFDRSSLELIPKIIPLAMVSTFILVILTIFMAYVAQRLGIVDSATALFGLSPGGMSGMSLMAQSEGYRTDIVAMLHTFRIFTLFLVVPLLSRIIGRLF from the coding sequence ATGGAACGGATATTACTGGTTATCCTGGCTGGTACCGGCGGCGGGCTGCTGGCCCAACGGATGCATTTCCCGGGTGGTGCCATTGTCGGAGCCATGCTCGGTTCCGGGCTTGCCGCAATTATTATCCCCGGCCGTTTTGTGATTCCCGGTCATATCTCCACGCTGATCCAGATTACCCTCGGGATCACCCTGGGGATGAGTTTCGATCGTTCCAGTCTGGAGTTGATCCCCAAGATCATCCCCCTGGCCATGGTCAGTACCTTTATCCTGGTGATCCTGACCATCTTCATGGCCTACGTTGCGCAGCGCCTCGGGATTGTCGATTCCGCAACAGCGTTATTCGGCTTGTCTCCGGGCGGGATGTCGGGGATGAGTTTGATGGCCCAAAGTGAAGGGTATCGGACCGATATTGTCGCGATGTTACATACCTTCAGGATTTTTACCCTGTTCCTGGTTGTCCCCCTGCTAAGCCGTATTATCGGCAGGTTGTTCTGA
- a CDS encoding LacI family DNA-binding transcriptional regulator, with the protein MADVARRAGVSTMTVSRALKGNGQVTKKTHERIIAAVEELGYVLDLTAGALSSQKTGFVSVIIPSVNNSNFSDTLLGITDTLDPAGKQVLLGYTGYSLQREEQLIETMLQRRPEGLILTGGEHTPKARKILQNTSIPVIETWDLPSNPINHVVGFSNAETMENLVARLVLAGYRNIGYIGGNEKGDFRGIERRRGYEHAIQALGLPKAHMVAIGDPPISIEQGGAAVVKLVEEWPEVEAVVCVSDPSAFGAIMECHRRGWPVPERLAIAGFGNFEISRFCWPSITTVSVNGHAIGQRAGKLLLQALEERAAGRSLPPRVERIPHSVIERESTGAR; encoded by the coding sequence ATGGCTGATGTTGCCCGCCGGGCGGGGGTATCAACCATGACCGTTTCCAGAGCCCTGAAAGGAAACGGCCAGGTCACCAAAAAGACCCACGAAAGAATCATCGCAGCGGTCGAGGAACTCGGCTATGTCCTGGACCTGACCGCCGGTGCGTTATCATCGCAAAAAACCGGCTTTGTTTCGGTGATTATTCCCTCCGTCAACAACTCCAATTTTTCCGACACCCTGCTTGGAATCACCGATACCCTGGACCCGGCCGGCAAACAGGTCTTGCTGGGGTATACCGGCTACAGTCTGCAACGCGAAGAGCAACTGATCGAAACCATGCTCCAGCGCCGACCTGAAGGACTGATCCTGACCGGCGGCGAGCATACCCCAAAGGCCCGTAAAATCCTTCAAAACACCTCGATCCCGGTCATTGAAACCTGGGATTTGCCCAGCAACCCCATCAACCATGTGGTCGGGTTTTCCAATGCCGAGACCATGGAAAATCTGGTCGCCAGACTGGTTCTGGCCGGGTATCGGAATATCGGCTATATCGGCGGGAATGAAAAAGGTGACTTCCGCGGGATTGAACGCCGCCGCGGCTATGAGCATGCGATCCAGGCCCTGGGCCTGCCCAAAGCCCATATGGTTGCCATTGGCGACCCGCCGATTTCCATTGAACAGGGCGGGGCCGCCGTGGTCAAACTGGTGGAGGAATGGCCGGAGGTGGAGGCGGTGGTCTGCGTTTCGGACCCTTCGGCCTTTGGCGCGATCATGGAATGTCACCGCCGCGGCTGGCCGGTTCCGGAACGACTGGCCATCGCCGGATTCGGCAATTTCGAGATATCCCGCTTCTGCTGGCCGTCCATTACCACCGTTTCGGTCAATGGCCACGCCATCGGTCAACGGGCCGGAAAACTGCTCCTGCAGGCCCTCGAAGAAAGAGCCGCGGGCCGCTCCCTGCCCCCCCGGGTTGAACGGATTCCTCATTCGGTCATTGAGCGGGAAAGCACCGGAGCTCGTTAA
- a CDS encoding YhcH/YjgK/YiaL family protein: MVFDVIANAARYEVLNKGFKAAFDFLRRPDLKELAPGEYELAGRNVYASISKSQGREAAAAKIETHQRYIDIQMVLGGTDNMGWAPAASCQSSDDGYDADRDLQFFNERPQTWLVVEDGSFAVFFPEDAHLPLIGEGMIHKVVVKVAVA, from the coding sequence ATGGTATTTGATGTCATTGCAAATGCAGCACGCTATGAAGTGCTCAATAAAGGATTCAAGGCCGCGTTCGATTTTTTGCGCCGGCCTGATTTAAAAGAACTGGCACCCGGCGAGTATGAGCTGGCCGGGCGCAATGTGTATGCGTCGATTTCCAAGTCGCAGGGGCGTGAGGCTGCGGCCGCGAAAATCGAGACCCATCAGCGCTATATCGATATCCAGATGGTTCTGGGCGGGACTGACAACATGGGCTGGGCACCGGCTGCAAGCTGTCAGAGTTCCGATGATGGTTACGACGCTGACCGGGATCTGCAGTTTTTTAACGAACGGCCGCAAACCTGGCTGGTGGTTGAAGACGGCTCGTTTGCTGTGTTCTTTCCGGAGGACGCCCATCTGCCGCTGATCGGTGAGGGGATGATTCATAAAGTCGTGGTCAAGGTGGCGGTCGCGTAG
- a CDS encoding ATP-binding protein: MGFRFVVPLSNRFSANLKARMILLVCLLVLTLTLVAGGMYTVTIGEVLEEQIGRRALDVARTVAQIPLVREHITKPHPDGTLQTLAEHIRKQTGAEFIVIGNRDSIRFSHPIPNRLGKRMVGGDNAPALEQGKFYVSKAVGSLGPSIRGKAPIFNKSGDIIGIVSVGYLQEDVRAIVHTRQSKVSLLVGVLLLLGTMGAISISSWFKKAIFGLEPEQIARMFTERATIIESIREGIVAIDREAKVTVTNQQALEILGNVMEDQVIGQHISKVLPGAKLSRILEGGEQRVDRELIVNDRALIINTVPMYEHDLIIGAVASFRSKDAMDILARQLSQVKEYSELLRAQTHEYSNKLHTIAGLIQIGHHKAALELISRESAGYQGLIAFLAKAVPHPVLAAFLLGKYNHAQELRIDFSIDPDSQLIDVPAELNREKVLTILGNLIDNAFDAALKNSPPPRVMVSFIDAGNDLVFEIEDSGSGVPQEITHFIFERGFSTKRPDRGQGLYLVHKALRDLGGQITLTDSSALGGALFSVFIPKQRKM, from the coding sequence ATGGGTTTCAGATTCGTTGTTCCGTTGAGCAACCGTTTTTCCGCCAACCTCAAAGCCAGGATGATTTTACTGGTCTGCCTGCTGGTGCTGACCCTGACCCTGGTCGCCGGCGGCATGTACACAGTCACCATCGGAGAGGTTCTCGAAGAACAGATCGGCCGACGGGCGCTGGATGTTGCCAGGACGGTTGCCCAGATCCCACTGGTCCGCGAACATATTACCAAGCCCCATCCGGACGGCACCCTGCAAACCCTGGCGGAGCACATCCGGAAACAGACCGGGGCCGAATTTATCGTGATCGGCAACCGCGACAGCATCCGTTTTTCACACCCGATTCCAAACCGCCTGGGCAAACGCATGGTCGGTGGGGACAATGCTCCCGCCTTGGAACAAGGCAAATTCTATGTCTCCAAAGCGGTCGGCAGCCTCGGCCCCTCGATCCGGGGCAAAGCCCCCATCTTCAATAAAAGCGGCGACATTATCGGTATCGTTTCGGTCGGTTATTTGCAGGAGGACGTGCGCGCCATTGTCCATACCCGGCAATCCAAAGTCAGCTTGCTGGTGGGAGTCTTACTGTTGCTGGGAACCATGGGCGCGATTAGCATCTCGAGCTGGTTCAAAAAGGCAATTTTCGGTCTGGAACCCGAGCAGATCGCCAGAATGTTCACCGAACGTGCGACCATCATCGAATCGATCAGGGAAGGAATTGTCGCCATCGACCGCGAGGCCAAAGTCACGGTTACCAACCAACAGGCCCTGGAAATCCTCGGCAATGTTATGGAAGACCAGGTCATCGGCCAGCATATCAGCAAAGTCCTGCCGGGGGCAAAACTGAGCAGGATCCTTGAAGGCGGGGAACAGCGCGTCGACCGGGAACTGATCGTCAACGACCGGGCGCTGATTATCAACACGGTGCCGATGTACGAACACGATCTGATCATCGGCGCGGTGGCGAGTTTCCGCAGCAAAGACGCCATGGACATTCTGGCCCGTCAGCTCTCCCAGGTGAAGGAATATTCCGAACTGCTCCGCGCCCAGACCCATGAATATTCCAATAAGCTGCACACCATCGCCGGCCTGATCCAGATCGGCCACCACAAAGCAGCCCTGGAGCTGATCAGTCGTGAATCCGCCGGCTACCAGGGGTTGATCGCGTTTCTGGCCAAGGCCGTCCCGCACCCGGTCCTGGCGGCCTTTCTGCTTGGGAAATACAACCATGCCCAGGAGCTGCGGATCGATTTCAGCATCGACCCGGATAGCCAGCTGATCGATGTTCCAGCCGAGTTGAACAGAGAAAAAGTACTGACAATTCTGGGAAATCTGATCGATAATGCCTTTGATGCCGCCCTCAAGAATTCCCCGCCGCCGCGGGTGATGGTGTCCTTTATCGATGCCGGCAATGATCTGGTCTTTGAGATCGAAGATTCCGGCTCAGGGGTCCCCCAGGAGATAACGCACTTCATTTTCGAACGCGGCTTCTCGACCAAACGCCCGGATCGAGGGCAGGGGCTGTATCTGGTGCACAAGGCTCTGCGTGATCTGGGTGGCCAGATCACCCTGACCGACAGCAGCGCATTGGGAGGCGCCCTGTTCAGTGTGTTCATTCCGAAACAGAGGAAAATGTAA
- a CDS encoding response regulator, producing the protein MELKVLIVDDDPQIAEIHHHFIQKIDGFSVCGIAESLDDAEKMSLLLKPDLILLDLYFPEGLGTDILWNLRVRQQATDVILITAAKELEPLQNAMRGGVFDYILKPVMFPRFRESLQSFREHRLRMSAESTLNQRQIDQLLHPYKNSSPGEPEYPKGIDPLTLKKISDVFAEPLPGGLSAEEVGQRIGASRTTARRYLEYLTAGGQLQAELIYGAVGRPERKYFPS; encoded by the coding sequence ATGGAGCTCAAGGTACTCATTGTTGACGATGATCCTCAGATTGCCGAGATTCACCATCATTTCATCCAAAAGATCGATGGGTTCAGCGTCTGCGGTATTGCGGAAAGCCTGGACGACGCCGAAAAGATGTCCCTGTTGCTGAAGCCGGACCTGATTCTCCTTGACCTCTATTTTCCGGAAGGGCTGGGGACGGATATCCTGTGGAACCTGCGCGTCCGCCAGCAGGCCACCGACGTTATTCTGATCACCGCCGCCAAAGAGCTGGAGCCGCTGCAGAACGCCATGCGCGGCGGAGTGTTTGATTACATCCTCAAACCGGTGATGTTCCCCCGCTTTCGGGAATCCCTGCAGAGCTTCCGGGAACATCGGCTGCGCATGAGCGCTGAGTCGACCTTGAACCAGCGCCAGATCGATCAGCTGCTGCACCCTTACAAGAACAGCTCTCCGGGAGAACCGGAATATCCGAAGGGGATCGATCCGTTGACCCTGAAAAAGATCAGCGATGTTTTCGCCGAACCTTTGCCCGGCGGGTTAAGTGCGGAAGAAGTTGGCCAGCGGATCGGGGCAAGCCGGACAACGGCCCGGCGCTACCTCGAATACCTCACTGCTGGGGGACAGCTCCAAGCGGAACTGATTTACGGCGCGGTCGGCCGGCCGGAACGGAAATATTTTCCGAGCTGA
- a CDS encoding CoA transferase — protein sequence MCRPLEKIRVIDLTNVLSGPFCGHLLAHMGADVIKVEVPGSGDLARQLGASPELNKKKMGVSFLAQNAGKRSITINLKSEKGKSLFKKLIAGADVLVENFRPGVMDRLGLGFDELKQVNSRLVFCAISGFGATGPLCHQPAYDQIIQGLSGVMSITGDSASAPLRVGYPVADTVGGMSAAFAITSVLAGRGRAGDEAVFIDVSMLSSIMSTMGWVVSNYLIAGKEPQPMGNDNFTASPSGTFRTGNGLLNIAANKQEQFETLCRLVGKPEWVADPRFCERQVRLQNRQDLKELLERQLAGKSAAEWERELNRAGVPAGQVLTVPQALSHPHLSSRGVIGRFDDVPEVGEVDIFRPGFRLNGVAPQVATPPPLLGQHTDEILGKMGLSAQDIADLRAERVI from the coding sequence CTGTGCCGACCTTTAGAAAAAATTCGTGTTATTGATCTGACCAATGTTCTGTCCGGTCCTTTCTGTGGGCATCTGCTTGCCCATATGGGCGCCGATGTCATCAAGGTTGAAGTCCCCGGTTCAGGTGATCTGGCCCGCCAGTTGGGCGCCAGTCCGGAGCTGAATAAAAAAAAGATGGGCGTTTCGTTTCTGGCCCAGAATGCCGGGAAACGATCCATAACCATCAACCTGAAAAGTGAAAAAGGTAAAAGCCTGTTCAAGAAGCTGATCGCCGGCGCCGATGTTCTGGTGGAGAATTTTCGCCCAGGCGTGATGGACCGTCTCGGACTGGGTTTTGATGAATTGAAACAGGTGAACAGCCGCCTGGTGTTTTGCGCCATTTCCGGTTTCGGCGCGACCGGCCCGCTCTGTCATCAACCGGCTTACGATCAGATCATTCAGGGGTTGTCAGGGGTGATGAGTATTACCGGCGACAGTGCTTCGGCTCCGTTGCGGGTTGGCTATCCGGTGGCCGATACCGTTGGTGGCATGAGCGCGGCATTTGCCATCACCTCGGTGTTGGCGGGGCGCGGCCGGGCAGGAGATGAGGCTGTTTTCATCGACGTGTCGATGCTTTCCTCCATCATGTCGACTATGGGCTGGGTGGTGTCCAATTACCTGATTGCCGGCAAAGAGCCACAACCCATGGGGAACGACAACTTCACCGCTAGCCCGTCGGGCACATTTCGTACCGGCAACGGCCTGCTCAACATCGCGGCCAACAAACAGGAACAGTTTGAAACCCTGTGTCGGCTGGTTGGCAAGCCGGAGTGGGTTGCGGATCCGCGGTTCTGCGAGCGGCAGGTGCGCTTGCAAAATCGCCAGGACCTGAAAGAATTACTGGAGCGCCAACTGGCGGGAAAATCCGCTGCCGAGTGGGAACGGGAATTGAACCGGGCGGGGGTGCCGGCCGGGCAGGTGTTGACCGTCCCCCAAGCGTTGAGCCATCCCCATTTAAGTAGTCGCGGGGTGATTGGGCGCTTTGATGATGTTCCGGAGGTTGGCGAGGTGGATATTTTCCGGCCCGGCTTCCGACTGAACGGTGTCGCTCCTCAGGTCGCCACACCGCCGCCGTTGCTCGGGCAGCATACGGATGAAATTTTGGGCAAAATGGGGTTGTCTGCGCAGGACATTGCTGATTTGCGAGCAGAAAGGGTGATTTGA
- a CDS encoding citryl-CoA lyase, which translates to MGEDRVQDRAVSDWWQTDIVEMQPGMIRFRGYPIEELIGNISFPQMIWLMLRGELPDPAAVKLLDTALMSAVDHGPQAPSIAIARMASTCGLGLNGAMASAVNVLGDVHGGAGEQAIEMYLKIQRAMDEGAPLDQAAEVVIADLLAQGIFAPGFGHRFHPIDPRSPRLLELVDEAAAQGVVSGRFAEIGRAVEAALLRLKGKRIPMNIDGATAVIYAELGFEPKLARGLFCLSRSVGILAHAWEQTQQGGRNKGPIPRDYLWTYGGSPLRHLE; encoded by the coding sequence ATGGGAGAGGACAGAGTTCAGGATAGGGCGGTCAGCGATTGGTGGCAGACGGATATCGTCGAGATGCAGCCGGGAATGATTCGGTTCAGAGGATATCCGATTGAAGAACTAATCGGCAATATCTCTTTTCCGCAGATGATCTGGCTGATGCTGCGCGGCGAGTTGCCCGATCCGGCGGCGGTGAAGCTGCTTGATACCGCGTTGATGTCGGCAGTCGATCATGGCCCCCAGGCTCCGAGTATCGCCATTGCCCGCATGGCTTCGACCTGTGGCCTCGGGCTCAATGGTGCCATGGCATCAGCGGTCAATGTCCTGGGCGATGTGCACGGCGGAGCTGGCGAGCAGGCCATTGAAATGTATCTGAAGATACAGCGGGCCATGGATGAGGGCGCGCCCTTAGACCAGGCCGCTGAAGTGGTCATTGCCGACCTGCTGGCCCAGGGCATCTTCGCCCCGGGCTTTGGCCATCGTTTCCACCCGATTGATCCGCGTTCTCCGCGTTTGCTTGAACTGGTCGATGAAGCGGCTGCGCAAGGGGTTGTTTCCGGCCGCTTTGCCGAGATCGGCCGCGCTGTCGAGGCGGCGTTGCTCAGGCTCAAAGGGAAGCGAATCCCGATGAATATCGACGGTGCCACCGCGGTGATTTATGCGGAACTCGGTTTTGAACCGAAGCTGGCCAGGGGCCTGTTCTGTCTGTCGCGTTCGGTGGGGATACTTGCCCACGCCTGGGAGCAGACTCAGCAGGGCGGGCGGAACAAAGGACCGATTCCGCGTGATTATCTCTGGACCTACGGCGGTTCACCCTTACGTCATCTGGAATAG
- a CDS encoding NAD(P)-dependent oxidoreductase has translation MLQNGSKVALLGTGIMGFQMARRLCQAGFPLQVWNRTRAKAAPLAEFGAEVTDTAHAAVADAELVIAMLADYEAARELYFEQDLLSAIGSGRYLVDMATYAPDEARELAAAAAAKGLFFIDAPVSGGERGAAEGTLSIMAGGEGSVLDAIMAVFAPLGRVTHVGPVGSGSVAKLCNQIIVGDTVLAVAEALNFAARMGADPKAVHAALLGGFADSVILKEHGKRMVESDFKPGGPAKYMQKILVTAARIAAEKDIPLPLAKQSGAAFDRMSEAGRGDLDLSGVIEELRR, from the coding sequence ATGCTACAGAACGGCTCTAAAGTGGCCCTGCTCGGAACCGGTATCATGGGTTTTCAGATGGCGCGGCGCTTGTGCCAGGCGGGCTTTCCCCTCCAGGTCTGGAACCGCACCCGGGCCAAAGCTGCCCCGTTGGCCGAGTTCGGCGCCGAGGTCACCGACACGGCCCATGCGGCGGTTGCGGATGCAGAACTGGTCATTGCCATGCTGGCTGATTACGAGGCGGCTCGGGAGCTTTATTTTGAGCAGGATCTGCTCAGCGCCATTGGCAGCGGTCGCTACCTGGTCGATATGGCGACCTATGCGCCTGACGAAGCCCGGGAATTAGCCGCGGCCGCTGCGGCCAAAGGATTATTTTTCATCGATGCGCCGGTTTCCGGCGGAGAGCGAGGTGCGGCTGAAGGAACCTTGAGCATCATGGCCGGTGGTGAAGGGTCCGTTCTTGACGCGATCATGGCCGTGTTCGCTCCCCTGGGCCGAGTGACTCACGTCGGTCCGGTCGGCAGCGGCAGCGTGGCCAAGCTCTGTAACCAGATTATTGTCGGTGATACCGTACTCGCCGTTGCCGAAGCCCTTAATTTCGCCGCGCGCATGGGTGCCGACCCCAAGGCCGTGCATGCGGCGTTGCTGGGCGGTTTTGCCGATTCGGTGATTCTCAAGGAGCATGGCAAGCGGATGGTCGAAAGCGATTTCAAGCCTGGTGGCCCGGCCAAGTACATGCAGAAGATTCTCGTCACTGCGGCCCGGATCGCTGCAGAAAAAGATATCCCCCTGCCTCTGGCCAAGCAGTCCGGAGCGGCGTTTGATCGGATGTCGGAGGCCGGGCGGGGAGATCTCGATCTGAGCGGGGTCATCGAGGAACTGCGCCGCTAA
- a CDS encoding Bug family tripartite tricarboxylate transporter substrate binding protein, giving the protein MKRLAVLLLLIVAYGGLTTPVFAFDPGNVECIAPANPGGGWDFTCRQVGKTLYDLKLVPGPVQVTNMPGASGGVAFGYVVSKRDNDPNLLVAASTSTTTRLAQNKFPGMDKDMVKWVGALGADYGVIAVAKDSPFKNLGDLMEALKTDPANVSIGGGSAVGGWDHFKVLIAAKAAGMKDLRKVKYIAFQGGGEAITQLLGGHIKAFSGDISEVQGHLESGGIRALAILSEERLPGTLSDIPTAIEQGVQALGPNWRGFYVPKDISADAYNYWENSMDTLYKSAEWKQIMTDNGLMPFFKKGKDFDTFVNQQVSDIRELSKELGIVK; this is encoded by the coding sequence ATGAAAAGGCTTGCTGTATTACTTCTGCTGATTGTGGCTTATGGTGGGTTGACAACGCCTGTGTTTGCTTTTGATCCCGGCAATGTCGAATGTATTGCTCCGGCCAATCCCGGTGGCGGGTGGGACTTTACCTGTCGCCAGGTCGGCAAAACCCTTTACGATCTGAAACTGGTTCCCGGACCGGTCCAGGTGACCAATATGCCGGGGGCCAGCGGTGGCGTTGCCTTCGGTTATGTGGTCAGCAAACGGGATAACGACCCCAATCTGCTGGTGGCCGCCAGTACTTCGACGACGACCCGGTTGGCCCAGAACAAATTCCCGGGGATGGACAAGGACATGGTGAAATGGGTTGGGGCGCTCGGTGCTGATTATGGTGTTATTGCCGTGGCCAAAGATTCACCATTTAAAAACCTGGGCGACTTGATGGAGGCTCTGAAAACCGATCCCGCCAATGTGTCCATTGGCGGCGGCAGCGCAGTCGGCGGTTGGGACCATTTCAAAGTTCTGATTGCCGCCAAGGCTGCCGGGATGAAAGATCTGAGAAAAGTGAAATACATTGCTTTCCAGGGGGGCGGCGAGGCAATTACCCAGCTGCTTGGCGGCCATATCAAAGCCTTCTCTGGTGATATCAGTGAAGTTCAGGGGCATCTGGAATCCGGTGGTATTCGGGCCTTGGCCATCCTTTCCGAAGAGCGTCTGCCCGGCACTCTGAGTGACATTCCGACCGCCATCGAACAAGGTGTTCAGGCCCTTGGTCCCAACTGGCGCGGCTTCTATGTTCCCAAAGACATCTCCGCGGATGCTTATAACTATTGGGAAAATTCCATGGATACCCTCTACAAGTCTGCCGAGTGGAAACAGATCATGACCGACAACGGGCTCATGCCTTTCTTCAAAAAGGGCAAAGATTTCGATACGTTTGTGAATCAGCAGGTGTCCGATATTCGTGAACTGTCCAAAGAGCTCGGTATTGTCAAATGA
- a CDS encoding IclR family transcriptional regulator — MPQDRVEAVERALEILNCFSENAPVVSLKQISEATGFYKSTILRLASSLERYGYLTRQVDGRFRLGTAVISLGDIARRSFDISSVVRPVIEELRDQFNESVAFYTHSGNKRICLYRANANRAIRHQLEEGLRLPLDKGAAGRILLAYNGEPGEPYDTIRKQGWYTSLGERDPEVASVAVPILDGDGHILAVLATSGLISRFDEQRRRECALALQQKAAELAGRLDPLPLREMSNSTR, encoded by the coding sequence ATGCCGCAAGATCGCGTCGAAGCTGTTGAAAGAGCGCTGGAAATCCTCAACTGTTTTTCGGAAAACGCCCCGGTGGTCAGCCTCAAACAAATTTCCGAGGCAACCGGCTTTTATAAGAGTACAATCCTCAGACTGGCCTCATCCCTGGAACGCTACGGCTATCTGACCCGACAGGTCGATGGCCGGTTCCGCCTGGGGACTGCGGTCATCAGCCTCGGTGATATCGCCCGGAGGAGTTTCGACATCAGCTCTGTGGTCCGGCCGGTCATTGAAGAGCTGCGGGATCAGTTCAATGAATCGGTTGCCTTCTATACCCACAGCGGCAACAAGCGGATCTGTCTGTATCGCGCCAACGCCAACCGCGCGATCCGCCATCAGCTTGAGGAAGGCCTTCGTCTGCCCCTCGACAAAGGGGCGGCCGGACGCATTCTGCTTGCCTATAACGGTGAACCGGGCGAGCCTTACGACACGATCCGCAAACAAGGCTGGTATACATCGTTGGGAGAACGCGATCCGGAAGTTGCTTCGGTCGCCGTGCCGATTCTCGATGGAGACGGCCATATCCTGGCCGTTCTGGCAACCTCCGGACTGATTTCGCGGTTTGATGAACAGCGCCGCCGGGAGTGTGCTTTGGCTTTGCAGCAGAAAGCCGCAGAATTGGCGGGACGCCTGGATCCGCTCCCGCTAAGAGAAATGAGTAACAGCACCAGGTAA